Proteins co-encoded in one Thermochromatium tepidum ATCC 43061 genomic window:
- a CDS encoding metal ABC transporter ATP-binding protein — MPSTTPDLPVIDLESVSFSYGDNLVLERIDLRIIAGEFVGLVGPNAGGKSTLLKLILGLLEPQSGRIRVLGRPPRAAARAIGYVPQFPSFPRDFPICVEEVVAMGRIGLGSRWSLGWSSRADRAAARKALAEVEAADLVRRPIGRLSGGQLQRVLLARALVGEPRILILDEPTANIDQRAESDIFDLLAELNRRLTILLVSHDIAFISEYVSRVACLNRTLTCHGTSAVSADTIRHLYGDHVRRVEHQHG; from the coding sequence ATGCCGAGCACAACGCCTGACTTGCCCGTGATCGACCTGGAGTCTGTCAGCTTCTCCTATGGCGACAACCTGGTGCTCGAACGAATCGATCTGCGCATCATCGCGGGCGAGTTCGTGGGACTGGTCGGCCCCAATGCCGGTGGCAAGAGCACACTGCTCAAGCTGATCCTGGGTCTGCTCGAACCTCAGTCCGGGCGTATCCGCGTGCTCGGTCGCCCACCGCGCGCGGCCGCGCGCGCCATCGGTTATGTGCCCCAGTTTCCGAGTTTTCCGCGCGACTTCCCGATCTGCGTCGAGGAGGTCGTGGCCATGGGGCGGATCGGACTCGGGTCGCGCTGGTCGCTCGGCTGGTCGAGCCGTGCCGACCGCGCGGCGGCTCGAAAGGCGCTCGCCGAGGTCGAGGCGGCAGACCTGGTGCGACGTCCGATCGGTCGGCTCTCGGGCGGGCAGTTGCAGCGGGTGCTGTTGGCGCGCGCCCTGGTCGGCGAACCCCGTATCCTCATCCTCGATGAGCCCACGGCCAACATCGATCAGCGCGCTGAGAGTGATATCTTCGATCTGCTCGCCGAGCTCAATCGGCGTCTGACCATCCTGCTGGTCTCGCACGACATCGCCTTTATCTCCGAGTACGTCAGCCGCGTGGCCTGTCTCAACCGGACACTGACCTGTCATGGCACCAGCGCGGTCAGCGCTGACACCATCCGGCATCTCTATGGCGACCATGTCCGCCGGGTCGAGCACCAGCATGGCTGA
- a CDS encoding metal ABC transporter permease encodes MAEFLTALATYGFLQSALIAGLLASVGCGVIGPFVVVKRIAFMAGGIAHSVLGGMGAALYFGVDPFLGALIAAIFSALLIGAVRLSWKTQEDTLISALWAIGMAVGVLFIAKTPGYSSDLMSFLFGNILLVPTRELWWMAGLDLALVVTVVLFYRQFLAVTFDEEFARLRGVPVALFYLLLLCLVAVTVVLLIQVVGLILVIALLTLPAAIAAHYVHSLGAMVLIATALGAFFTTLGLALSFRPDLPAGPTMVLLAAGVYVLSALLSRQLSIRRARRQAAAKA; translated from the coding sequence ATGGCTGAATTCCTCACGGCACTCGCAACCTATGGATTCCTGCAGAGCGCACTGATCGCGGGGCTTCTGGCTAGCGTCGGCTGTGGTGTGATAGGTCCATTCGTGGTCGTCAAGCGCATCGCCTTCATGGCTGGCGGCATCGCGCATTCAGTGCTCGGCGGTATGGGCGCGGCGCTCTATTTTGGGGTCGACCCCTTTCTCGGCGCGCTGATCGCGGCCATCTTCTCGGCGCTGCTGATCGGGGCGGTGCGTCTGAGCTGGAAGACCCAGGAAGATACGCTCATCAGCGCGCTCTGGGCCATCGGCATGGCGGTCGGCGTACTCTTCATCGCCAAGACACCCGGGTATTCCTCGGACCTGATGAGCTTTCTGTTCGGCAACATCCTACTGGTACCGACGCGCGAACTCTGGTGGATGGCGGGGTTGGATCTGGCGCTGGTGGTCACGGTCGTGCTCTTCTATCGTCAGTTCTTGGCCGTTACCTTCGACGAGGAATTCGCGCGTCTGCGCGGCGTGCCTGTGGCCTTGTTCTATCTGCTGCTGCTGTGTCTGGTGGCCGTGACCGTGGTGCTGCTGATCCAGGTGGTGGGATTGATCCTGGTCATCGCGCTGCTGACACTGCCAGCGGCCATCGCGGCGCATTATGTCCATTCGCTGGGGGCCATGGTGCTGATCGCCACTGCGCTTGGGGCATTCTTCACCACCCTGGGGCTGGCGCTGTCCTTTAGGCCAGACCTGCCGGCAGGGCCAACCATGGTCTTGCTTGCGGCAGGTGTCTATGTGCTGTCGGCGCTGCTCAGCCGTCAACTATCCATTCGACGTGCCCGGCGTCAGGCCGCGGCCAAAGCTTGA
- a CDS encoding Fur family transcriptional regulator, which translates to MPTTGNALEQVLKQAEALCRQRGVRLTPQRRRVLAILCAAERPLGAYEILESMREGARALAPPTVYRALDFLLEQGLAHKIESLHAFVGCTHPEHPHASQFLICTECGRVTELEDATIAQSLMLAAGETGFRPSRPVVELIGTCADCVLKHP; encoded by the coding sequence ATGCCGACGACGGGTAATGCCTTGGAACAGGTGCTAAAGCAGGCCGAGGCGCTCTGCCGGCAGCGCGGTGTCAGACTCACACCGCAACGACGGCGGGTGCTGGCGATCCTGTGCGCGGCCGAGCGTCCACTCGGCGCCTATGAGATCTTGGAATCCATGCGCGAGGGCGCGCGCGCCTTGGCCCCGCCGACCGTTTATCGGGCGCTGGATTTTCTGCTCGAACAGGGGCTGGCGCACAAGATCGAGAGTCTGCATGCCTTCGTCGGCTGCACCCATCCCGAGCATCCACATGCCAGCCAGTTCCTCATCTGCACCGAGTGCGGGCGGGTGACCGAGCTGGAAGATGCCACCATCGCTCAGAGCCTGATGCTGGCCGCCGGCGAGACCGGGTTTCGACCGAGCCGTCCGGTGGTCGAGTTGATCGGCACCTGTGCCGATTGTGTGCTCAAGCATCCCTGA
- a CDS encoding glycosyltransferase family 2 protein encodes MTMTLSIILPARNEARSLQQLLPRLREVIPEAELILVDDGSTDATAAVAEEAGARVIRHPYGMGNGAAIKSGARAATGDILVFMDADGQHDPADIPRLLAKLDEGYDMVVGARGRGSQANLGRGLANGVYNRIASLMTGHRISDLTSGFRAVQAAKFREFLYLLPNGFSYPTTITMAFFRSAYPVAYVPITARPRIGKSHLRPLRDGVRFLLIIFKIATLYSPLKLFLPVAFAFFLLGMGWYGYTFAIEGRFTNMSALLLSASVIVFLIGLISEQITHLTYKRED; translated from the coding sequence ATGACGATGACGCTCTCCATCATCCTCCCTGCCCGGAATGAGGCCCGCTCGCTCCAGCAACTGCTGCCACGCCTCCGGGAGGTCATACCCGAGGCCGAGCTCATCCTGGTCGACGATGGCTCAACCGACGCCACTGCCGCCGTCGCCGAAGAGGCCGGCGCCCGCGTCATCCGCCATCCCTACGGCATGGGCAATGGCGCGGCGATCAAGAGCGGGGCACGCGCGGCCACAGGAGACATCCTGGTGTTCATGGACGCCGACGGTCAGCACGATCCGGCGGATATCCCGCGGCTCCTGGCCAAGCTCGACGAGGGCTACGACATGGTGGTCGGTGCACGCGGTCGCGGCTCACAAGCCAACCTCGGTCGCGGCCTCGCCAATGGGGTTTACAACCGCATCGCCAGCCTCATGACCGGTCATCGGATCTCTGACCTCACCTCAGGGTTTCGTGCCGTGCAGGCAGCCAAGTTTCGCGAGTTTCTCTATCTGCTCCCCAACGGTTTTTCCTATCCGACCACCATCACCATGGCCTTCTTTCGCAGCGCCTATCCGGTGGCCTATGTACCCATCACCGCCCGCCCGCGCATTGGCAAAAGCCATCTCCGCCCGCTTCGCGACGGCGTGCGGTTTTTGTTGATCATCTTTAAGATCGCCACCCTCTATTCGCCCTTGAAGCTCTTTCTGCCGGTGGCATTCGCTTTTTTCTTGCTCGGCATGGGCTGGTACGGCTACACCTTCGCGATCGAAGGGCGTTTTACCAACATGAGCGCCCTGCTGTTGTCGGCTTCAGTCATCGTCTTTCTGATCGGGCTGATCTCGGAACAGATCACCCATCTCACCTATAAGCGCGAAGACTGA
- a CDS encoding pilin, whose protein sequence is MKRYQQGFTLIELMIVVAIIGVLAAIALPAYQDYTKKAKVSEVVLAASSARTCATEIIGGGGTVSQVSSCASGFVPTQYVSGLTVSGSGTTVTIVATGTKIGEAVRVTLRGTVGSGTIKTWRCTGNPNRLMPGSCKS, encoded by the coding sequence ATGAAACGATACCAGCAAGGCTTTACCCTGATCGAGCTCATGATCGTGGTCGCGATCATCGGCGTTCTGGCGGCGATCGCGTTGCCCGCCTATCAGGACTACACCAAGAAGGCGAAGGTCTCTGAGGTTGTACTCGCCGCAAGCTCGGCCCGGACCTGCGCCACCGAGATCATCGGCGGCGGTGGCACTGTTAGCCAGGTTAGTAGCTGCGCCTCAGGCTTTGTGCCGACCCAGTATGTCTCAGGTTTGACTGTCAGTGGGAGTGGTACTACAGTGACGATCGTTGCGACCGGGACAAAGATTGGCGAGGCCGTTCGTGTCACCCTGAGAGGGACTGTCGGTTCGGGTACGATCAAGACCTGGAGATGCACTGGCAACCCCAACCGTCTGATGCCGGGCTCGTGCAAGAGCTGA
- a CDS encoding SEL1-like repeat protein, with translation MYYISLNTAAALTGLTKRTLWRYIDSGRLSALSPSQPGAKTQIPLQDVLDLSGLAIAPEHYPTLVDADRGDPIAQCDLGILLLSAQRPTDAIPWFQRSANAFYPDAMCRLGRAYLAGEGVEYNPELGLRWIKGAARKGHPLAQSLYAFLRGPTGQELLCAQGPSALTALNQALDDIERQTLLNALNAFESMKAPPGA, from the coding sequence ATGTACTATATCAGCCTCAATACCGCTGCCGCCCTCACGGGTCTCACCAAACGCACCCTCTGGCGCTACATCGACAGCGGACGCCTCAGTGCCCTCAGCCCGAGCCAACCCGGCGCCAAGACCCAAATCCCCCTCCAGGACGTCCTCGATCTCTCCGGACTCGCCATCGCCCCCGAACACTACCCAACCCTCGTCGATGCCGACCGCGGTGACCCCATCGCCCAATGCGACCTCGGCATCCTGTTGCTCAGCGCCCAACGACCCACCGACGCCATCCCCTGGTTCCAGCGCTCCGCCAACGCCTTCTATCCCGACGCCATGTGCCGGCTCGGACGCGCCTACCTCGCCGGCGAGGGTGTCGAGTACAACCCGGAGCTCGGCCTGCGCTGGATCAAGGGCGCCGCCCGCAAGGGCCACCCGCTCGCCCAGTCCCTGTACGCCTTTCTGCGCGGCCCGACCGGCCAGGAGCTCCTGTGCGCCCAGGGTCCGAGCGCACTGACCGCACTGAATCAGGCGCTCGACGACATCGAGCGTCAAACCTTGCTGAATGCCTTGAACGCCTTCGAGTCGATGAAGGCGCCGCCGGGCGCCTAG
- the pbpC gene encoding penicillin-binding protein 1C, protein MRRLAKFSLALVILIAVALGARLWLAAWIQATPLPELEVATSPQILDREGRLLRAFPVADGRWRLPVALDAVDPGYLERLLAIEDRRFRDHAGVDPWALARAAWQWLRHGRIVSGGSTISMQLARLLDGRSTQDLAGKLHQMRLALALERRLDKEAILTAYLNLTPQGGNLEGVRAGALAWFGHEPRRLTAAESAFLIALPQAPETRRPDRDPQALQRARDAILRRLQSAGLIDAVELAGALREPIPSTRRPLPMHAAHLAWRIQRAHPERHVQRLTLDARLQERLETLAAERARALGDRVSLAILVAEHTTGEVWASVGSPDPLDETRRGHIDMTRAIRSPGSTLKPLIYGLAFEDGIAHPESLIEDRPTGFDGYVPTNFDRAFQGTVSVRQALQASLNIPAVRLLEAVGPARLMARLRRAGIEPALPELSAPGLAIGLGGVGVTLTDLVRLYAAIARGGAPVVLRESLEHDAAGGASVWRPVLDERAAWLVGSILAGVPAPDRATSDRIAFKTGTSYGYRDAWAIGFDGRWVVGVWTGRADGAPVPGLAGIEAAAPVLIDVFAQLGPRTPLPPPPPGVRPMNHAQLPEILRHVPAASRASPSAAALEIAYPPPGARIDLGFGASSLGALVLRVRGGTPPFTWFADGAPIAREPFSRETRWTPPGSGYVTLVVVDGRGASARVAVWLE, encoded by the coding sequence ATGCGTCGGCTTGCCAAGTTTTCGCTGGCCTTGGTCATCCTCATCGCTGTGGCCCTGGGGGCCAGGCTGTGGCTGGCCGCCTGGATCCAGGCCACGCCCCTGCCCGAGCTGGAGGTGGCAACCTCGCCCCAGATCCTCGACCGCGAGGGTCGACTGTTGCGCGCCTTCCCCGTGGCCGACGGGCGCTGGCGTCTGCCGGTTGCGCTCGACGCGGTCGATCCAGGCTATCTGGAGCGGCTCCTGGCCATCGAGGATCGGCGCTTTCGCGACCATGCCGGGGTTGACCCCTGGGCTCTAGCACGCGCCGCCTGGCAATGGCTCAGACACGGGCGCATCGTCTCCGGTGGCTCGACCATCAGCATGCAGTTGGCGCGTCTGCTCGACGGGCGCTCGACCCAGGATCTCGCCGGAAAGCTACATCAGATGCGTCTGGCCCTGGCCCTAGAACGACGGCTCGACAAGGAGGCCATCCTCACGGCCTATCTCAATCTGACGCCCCAGGGGGGCAACCTTGAGGGGGTACGCGCCGGGGCGCTGGCCTGGTTTGGGCATGAACCGCGCCGACTGACGGCAGCAGAATCGGCGTTCCTGATCGCGCTGCCCCAGGCGCCCGAGACGCGCCGTCCCGATCGCGATCCCCAGGCCCTGCAACGCGCACGCGATGCCATCCTGCGGCGTCTCCAGTCCGCCGGCTTGATCGATGCCGTTGAACTGGCCGGTGCGCTGCGCGAGCCGATACCAAGCACACGCCGCCCCTTGCCCATGCACGCCGCCCATCTGGCTTGGCGTATCCAGCGCGCCCATCCCGAACGCCATGTCCAGCGCCTGACCCTCGACGCCCGCTTGCAGGAACGCCTGGAAACCCTGGCTGCCGAGCGCGCCCGCGCCCTGGGGGATCGGGTCTCGCTCGCCATCCTGGTCGCCGAGCATACCACGGGCGAGGTCTGGGCCTCGGTCGGCTCACCCGATCCGCTCGACGAGACACGCCGGGGCCATATCGACATGACCCGCGCCATCCGCTCGCCTGGATCGACGCTCAAGCCATTGATCTATGGTCTGGCCTTTGAGGATGGCATCGCCCATCCCGAGAGCCTGATCGAGGATCGACCGACCGGCTTCGACGGCTATGTCCCGACCAACTTCGACCGCGCGTTCCAGGGCACGGTCTCGGTGCGCCAGGCCCTCCAGGCCTCACTGAACATCCCCGCCGTCCGGCTGCTGGAGGCCGTGGGGCCGGCCCGTCTGATGGCCCGTCTGCGCCGCGCTGGGATCGAGCCGGCCTTGCCCGAACTCTCGGCACCTGGTCTTGCGATTGGCCTGGGCGGGGTCGGGGTGACGCTCACCGATCTGGTCCGGCTCTATGCCGCGATCGCGCGTGGCGGCGCGCCGGTTGTGCTGCGCGAGTCGCTGGAGCATGACGCTGCGGGCGGCGCCTCGGTGTGGCGTCCGGTGCTGGACGAACGCGCTGCCTGGCTGGTCGGGTCCATCCTCGCCGGGGTGCCGGCGCCGGATCGCGCCACGTCCGACCGGATCGCCTTCAAGACCGGTACCTCCTACGGCTATCGCGACGCCTGGGCCATCGGCTTCGACGGACGCTGGGTGGTGGGCGTCTGGACCGGGCGGGCGGATGGTGCGCCCGTGCCGGGTCTGGCTGGGATCGAGGCCGCCGCGCCCGTGCTCATCGACGTCTTCGCCCAGCTCGGCCCGCGCACGCCGCTACCGCCACCGCCGCCTGGTGTGCGCCCCATGAACCACGCCCAACTGCCCGAGATCCTGCGGCACGTCCCGGCGGCCAGCCGCGCGAGCCCCTCGGCGGCGGCGCTGGAGATCGCCTATCCGCCGCCGGGGGCACGGATCGATCTGGGGTTTGGTGCCTCCTCGCTTGGGGCCCTGGTGCTCAGGGTCCGGGGTGGTACACCGCCCTTTACTTGGTTTGCCGACGGCGCACCCATTGCACGCGAACCCTTTTCTCGGGAAACGCGCTGGACGCCGCCGGGATCGGGCTATGTGACACTGGTCGTCGTCGATGGGCGCGGCGCGTCGGCGCGGGTCGCTGTATGGCTCGAATGA
- the rho gene encoding transcription termination factor Rho has product MNLTELKKMPVPNLVALAQSMDIEGVARSRKQDLIFAILKAQAKKGEDIYGDGVLEILSDGFGFLRSADASYLAGPDDIYVSPSQIRRFALRTGDTISGKIRPPKDGERYFALLKVNDINYDRPENAKNKILFENFTPLFAQKRLTLEIGNGSTEDITARTIDLVAPIGKGQRGLIVSPPKAGKTMMLQNIAQSIGHNHPDCYLIVLLIDERPEEVTEMTRSVRGEVISSTFDEPATRHVQVAEMVIEKAKRLVEHKRDVVILLDSITRLARAYNTVVPSSGKVLTGGVDANALQRPKRFFGTARNVEEGGSLTIIATALIDTGSRMDDVIYEEFKGTGNMELHLDRRIAEKRIFPAININRSGTRREELLMSPSELQKMWILRKILHPMDELAAMEFLHDKLKATKTNEEFFASMKG; this is encoded by the coding sequence ATGAACCTAACTGAACTCAAAAAGATGCCAGTGCCCAACCTGGTGGCCCTGGCGCAATCCATGGACATCGAAGGTGTCGCCCGCTCGCGCAAGCAGGACCTGATCTTCGCCATCCTCAAGGCCCAGGCCAAGAAGGGCGAGGACATCTATGGCGACGGCGTGCTCGAGATCCTCTCGGATGGGTTCGGTTTCCTGCGCTCGGCCGATGCCTCCTATCTGGCTGGGCCGGACGATATCTATGTCTCGCCAAGCCAGATCCGACGCTTTGCGCTGCGCACCGGCGATACCATCTCGGGCAAGATTCGACCGCCCAAAGACGGCGAACGCTATTTCGCGCTGCTCAAGGTCAACGACATCAACTACGACCGTCCCGAGAACGCCAAGAACAAGATCCTGTTCGAGAACTTCACGCCGCTGTTCGCTCAGAAGCGTCTGACGCTGGAGATCGGCAACGGCAGCACCGAGGACATCACGGCCCGCACTATCGATCTGGTCGCGCCCATCGGCAAGGGGCAGCGCGGGCTCATCGTCTCCCCGCCCAAGGCCGGCAAGACCATGATGTTGCAGAACATCGCCCAGTCGATCGGCCACAATCACCCCGACTGCTATCTGATCGTGCTCCTGATCGACGAGCGTCCCGAGGAAGTCACCGAGATGACGCGCTCGGTGCGCGGCGAGGTCATCTCCTCGACCTTCGACGAGCCGGCCACCCGTCACGTCCAGGTCGCCGAGATGGTGATCGAAAAGGCCAAGCGCCTGGTCGAACACAAGCGCGACGTAGTCATCCTGCTCGACTCCATCACGCGCCTCGCCCGCGCCTACAACACGGTCGTGCCCTCCTCTGGCAAGGTCCTGACCGGCGGGGTCGATGCCAATGCACTGCAACGGCCCAAGCGCTTCTTCGGTACCGCGCGCAACGTCGAGGAAGGGGGTTCACTCACCATCATCGCCACGGCGCTGATCGACACCGGCTCACGCATGGACGATGTGATCTACGAAGAGTTCAAGGGCACGGGTAACATGGAGCTCCATCTCGACCGGCGCATCGCCGAAAAGCGCATCTTCCCCGCGATCAACATCAATCGCTCCGGCACCCGGCGTGAGGAGCTCCTGATGAGTCCATCAGAGCTGCAAAAGATGTGGATCCTGCGCAAGATCCTGCACCCGATGGACGAGCTGGCGGCGATGGAATTCCTGCACGACAAGCTCAAGGCGACCAAGACCAACGAAGAGTTCTTTGCCTCCATGAAGGGCTGA
- the trxA gene encoding thioredoxin TrxA: MSDRIVHVTDDSFEEEVLKSPDPVLVDYWADWCGPCKMIAPVLDEIADEYAGRVKIAKLNIDENPNTPPRYGIRGIPTLMLFRGGEVEATKVGAVSKSQLTAFIDSNL, encoded by the coding sequence GTGAGCGATCGCATCGTCCATGTGACCGATGATTCCTTCGAGGAAGAGGTTCTGAAATCCCCCGATCCGGTGTTGGTCGACTACTGGGCCGACTGGTGCGGACCCTGCAAGATGATCGCTCCCGTGCTCGACGAGATCGCCGATGAATACGCCGGGCGGGTCAAGATCGCCAAGCTCAACATCGACGAGAACCCCAACACACCGCCCCGCTACGGCATCCGCGGTATCCCGACCCTGATGCTCTTTCGCGGCGGCGAGGTCGAGGCAACCAAGGTCGGCGCCGTCTCCAAGTCGCAGCTGACGGCCTTCATCGATAGCAATCTCTGA
- a CDS encoding DEAD/DEAH box helicase: MTNTHLTSTRFDSLALDPRILAGLAEAGFVYCTPIQAETLPLALEGQDIAGQAQTGTGKTAAFLVALMQRLLCQPHETASEPVEMPETPVSPWTESPESADGSSVPAPCDPASRRRGPRALVLAPTRELAVQIHKDTLLLSKHTGLRSTVVFGGTGYQQQREALMRGVDILIGTPGRLIDYYRQHVFDLKGIEVVVLDEADRMFDLGFIKDIRYLFRQMPPVERRQGMLFSATLSYRVTELAYEHMNHPRLVKIEADQVTADRVRQVCYLTANDEKIPLLLGLIRGWTGGRIMVFVNTKREADRVWGYLQGNGIDSAVLSGDVPQSKRLKLLRDFTNGTLSVLVGTDVAARGLHIPNVTHVVNYDLPEDPEDYVHRIGRTARAGAAGDAVSFVCETYAFCLLDIEQYIGAKIPVEPLDPSLLVEVDPRSRLRPDRADREERRDGRGSNEGRGLSARPLARDRRSGYERSAPRPELSNHESDVSALGAASNPGAQPSVSPEPVAHPPRDRSDTKPPVRFKTLDEGFFDQLVDEWSERTGPELEIPDMPIIRRIRRVRGQLEPAALTSPPAKARSTETPRPAGASLGPTGESPALKTDSESAAPRIGKRRRRRRKPAEDAGRLVQTDTETLADQAPERVE, encoded by the coding sequence ATGACCAACACACATCTGACCTCGACCCGCTTCGATAGTCTGGCGCTCGATCCCCGGATCCTGGCCGGTCTTGCCGAGGCCGGCTTTGTTTATTGCACCCCAATCCAGGCCGAGACCCTGCCGCTCGCCCTTGAGGGCCAGGACATCGCCGGCCAGGCCCAGACTGGCACCGGCAAGACCGCGGCCTTTCTGGTGGCGCTCATGCAGCGTCTGTTGTGCCAGCCACACGAGACCGCGTCTGAGCCGGTGGAGATGCCTGAGACGCCCGTCTCGCCCTGGACTGAGTCGCCCGAATCGGCCGACGGATCCTCCGTGCCTGCACCGTGCGACCCCGCCAGCCGTCGCCGCGGTCCGCGGGCCTTGGTGCTGGCGCCGACACGTGAGCTGGCGGTTCAGATCCACAAGGATACCCTGCTCCTGTCCAAGCACACGGGGCTGCGCTCGACCGTGGTCTTCGGCGGCACCGGCTATCAACAGCAGCGCGAGGCCCTGATGCGCGGGGTCGACATCCTGATCGGCACACCAGGGCGCCTCATCGATTACTACCGGCAGCACGTCTTCGATCTGAAGGGCATCGAGGTCGTGGTGCTCGATGAGGCCGATCGCATGTTCGATCTCGGCTTCATCAAGGACATCCGCTATCTGTTCCGCCAGATGCCGCCGGTCGAGCGCCGGCAGGGGATGCTGTTCTCGGCCACACTGTCCTATCGGGTCACGGAACTGGCCTATGAGCACATGAACCATCCGCGTCTGGTCAAGATCGAGGCCGACCAGGTGACGGCCGACCGCGTGCGGCAGGTCTGTTACCTGACCGCCAACGACGAGAAGATCCCACTGCTGCTGGGACTGATCCGCGGCTGGACGGGCGGTCGCATCATGGTCTTCGTCAACACCAAGCGCGAGGCCGATCGTGTCTGGGGCTATCTCCAGGGCAATGGGATCGACAGCGCCGTGCTCTCGGGCGACGTGCCCCAGTCCAAGCGGTTGAAGCTCCTGCGCGACTTCACCAATGGCACCCTCTCGGTGCTGGTCGGTACCGACGTGGCCGCGCGCGGTCTGCATATCCCAAATGTGACCCATGTGGTCAACTACGACCTGCCCGAGGATCCCGAGGACTATGTGCATCGCATTGGACGCACGGCACGTGCTGGGGCGGCGGGCGATGCGGTCAGCTTTGTCTGCGAGACCTATGCCTTTTGTCTGCTCGACATCGAGCAGTACATCGGCGCCAAGATCCCGGTCGAACCGCTCGATCCGAGCCTGCTGGTCGAGGTCGATCCGCGCAGTCGCCTGCGTCCGGATCGCGCCGATCGCGAGGAACGCCGCGATGGACGCGGGTCCAATGAAGGGCGCGGTCTATCCGCGCGCCCATTGGCGCGCGATCGGCGTTCCGGATACGAGCGCTCGGCCCCTCGCCCCGAGCTTTCTAACCACGAGTCCGATGTGTCCGCGCTCGGCGCCGCCTCCAACCCTGGGGCACAGCCCAGCGTTTCGCCTGAGCCTGTCGCGCATCCGCCTCGGGACCGTTCGGACACCAAGCCGCCGGTCCGATTCAAGACGCTCGATGAGGGCTTTTTCGACCAGCTCGTCGACGAGTGGTCGGAGCGCACCGGGCCGGAGCTGGAGATCCCAGACATGCCGATCATCCGCCGCATCAGGCGTGTGCGCGGTCAGCTCGAACCTGCGGCCCTGACCAGCCCGCCGGCCAAGGCCCGGTCCACCGAGACGCCGCGTCCGGCAGGGGCGAGCCTGGGGCCGACCGGCGAGTCGCCTGCCCTCAAGACTGACTCGGAATCTGCCGCGCCCAGAATTGGCAAGCGGCGTCGGCGTCGGCGCAAACCGGCGGAGGATGCAGGGCGTTTGGTCCAGACTGATACCGAGACGCTTGCGGATCAAGCGCCTGAGCGCGTGGAATGA
- the yrfG gene encoding GMP/IMP nucleotidase, translating into MTPFQTRDRTTIIDNPIDWTRIDTVLLDMDGTLLDLHFDNHFWLEHVPRRYGEARGLPFETARAELLARYRDIAGTLEWYCVDHWSRELGLDIPLLKREVEHLIAVHPHVMEFLERLAALGKRRVLVTNAHQKTLALKLARTPLAGHLERVISAHDLGVAKESPTFWPAFQAIEPIDPERTLFIDDNLDVLRAARAHGFHQLLAVLAPDSKQPPRQTDEFPAIRDFSALLPGLATSVHSTRSGA; encoded by the coding sequence TTGACGCCCTTCCAAACCCGAGACCGCACGACCATCATCGATAATCCGATCGACTGGACCCGGATCGACACCGTCCTCCTCGACATGGACGGTACCCTGCTCGATCTGCATTTCGACAATCACTTCTGGCTCGAACACGTCCCGCGTCGCTATGGCGAGGCGCGCGGCCTCCCGTTCGAGACGGCCCGCGCCGAACTGCTGGCCCGCTATCGCGACATCGCAGGGACGCTCGAATGGTATTGCGTCGACCACTGGAGCCGTGAGCTGGGGCTGGACATCCCCCTGCTCAAGCGCGAGGTCGAGCATCTGATCGCGGTCCACCCGCATGTGATGGAGTTCCTGGAGCGACTGGCTGCGCTCGGCAAACGGCGCGTCCTCGTCACCAACGCCCATCAGAAGACGCTTGCGCTCAAGCTTGCACGCACGCCGCTCGCCGGTCATCTGGAGCGCGTGATCTCGGCACATGATCTCGGGGTCGCCAAGGAGTCGCCTACATTTTGGCCAGCGTTCCAGGCGATTGAACCGATCGACCCCGAGCGCACGCTCTTCATCGACGACAACCTGGATGTACTACGCGCGGCGCGTGCGCATGGCTTCCATCAACTGCTGGCCGTGCTGGCCCCTGACTCTAAACAGCCGCCGCGCCAAACCGATGAGTTTCCAGCCATCAGAGACTTCTCGGCGCTGCTGCCCGGACTGGCGACCTCGGTTCATTCCACGCGCTCAGGCGCTTGA